In Halanaeroarchaeum sp. HSR-CO, one DNA window encodes the following:
- a CDS encoding glycosyltransferase has protein sequence MTVKGTATPPTVATFTDTYLPTVNGVTYTVSSWRDRWVERGGRMDVVYPGSSHDPRDGEFPVRSVAFPFYDGFRLGLPRIPDAVEDVDVVHAHTPFSLGLAAYRLARRADIPLVVSYHTPTAEYAEYVAPAWATPAVSSVSRRYESWYLDRADLVLTPSESTAETVSAFTDSPVESHPNGVDVGFFRPTFPNAFIRRHDIPTDRPIVGYTGRHGFEKNLDAILDAAVDLEVTVLFGGDGPARATLEERAEELGIDAIFLGFLERDELPEFYSTLDVFAFPSPVETQGLVALESIACGTPVVAVDSGALSHTVDDGQTGFHFEHGDTDDFRATIVEALEAGDSLSRRSLRRRDDISLERSIDRLESTYERLLG, from the coding sequence ATGACTGTGAAAGGGACGGCCACGCCACCGACCGTCGCCACTTTCACCGACACCTATCTGCCGACGGTGAACGGAGTGACGTACACCGTCTCTTCCTGGCGAGACCGCTGGGTTGAGCGCGGCGGCCGGATGGACGTGGTGTATCCGGGCTCCTCCCACGACCCACGAGACGGCGAGTTCCCGGTCAGGAGCGTTGCCTTCCCGTTCTACGACGGATTCAGACTCGGTCTCCCTCGGATCCCCGACGCAGTCGAGGACGTCGACGTCGTCCACGCCCACACCCCGTTCTCCCTCGGACTCGCCGCGTATCGACTCGCGCGTCGGGCGGATATTCCGCTGGTGGTCTCCTATCACACGCCGACCGCGGAATACGCGGAGTACGTCGCACCGGCCTGGGCAACTCCGGCGGTGTCGTCGGTCAGTCGCCGCTACGAATCCTGGTACCTGGATCGGGCCGACCTCGTGTTGACGCCGAGCGAGTCGACCGCCGAGACGGTTAGTGCGTTCACCGACTCACCGGTCGAATCGCATCCGAACGGCGTCGACGTGGGTTTCTTTCGCCCGACGTTTCCGAACGCCTTCATTCGGCGACACGACATCCCGACCGACCGTCCGATCGTGGGGTATACCGGGAGACACGGCTTCGAGAAGAACCTCGACGCGATACTCGACGCGGCCGTCGACCTCGAGGTGACCGTCCTGTTCGGCGGAGACGGGCCGGCCCGAGCAACCCTCGAGGAGAGAGCCGAGGAACTGGGCATCGACGCCATCTTCCTCGGCTTCCTGGAACGGGACGAACTCCCGGAGTTCTACTCGACGCTCGATGTCTTCGCGTTCCCGAGTCCGGTCGAGACGCAGGGACTGGTGGCTCTCGAGTCTATCGCCTGTGGGACACCGGTCGTCGCCGTCGACAGTGGCGCGCTGTCCCATACCGTCGACGATGGACAGACCGGGTTCCACTTCGAACACGGCGATACCGACGACTTCCGCGCCACCATCGTCGAGGCTCTCGAGGCGGGGGACTCGCTCTCCAGACGGTCTCTTCGACGACGGGACGATATCAGTCTCGAGCGGTCGATCGATCGACTGGAGTCAACCTACGAGCGATTGCTCGGGTAG
- a CDS encoding DUF2797 domain-containing protein, which produces MQIIGYETAAGDGPATLVIGTDGTVKEHPLHTGAELSFTLDHRHCAGDRSDGHHEPCSRDDAPYCEVHTSHWPCAVCTGTCAMPVAACHEEHAVYLAAFAPETVKVGVTRSWRLQRRLREQGADRAAHIRTVKDGRIARQLEADLADRFPDRVRVPTKIESLHRTVDGDRWNAIVDEFDPIETFDFDYGFSLDTRPVAETVASGSIVGTQGRVLVLERGGTAYAVDLRDLVGYDVTTGTSTRSLQSSFGSFE; this is translated from the coding sequence GTGCAGATCATCGGGTACGAGACTGCCGCAGGGGACGGGCCAGCGACCCTCGTCATCGGTACCGACGGGACCGTCAAGGAGCACCCCCTCCACACCGGTGCGGAGCTCTCGTTCACCCTCGACCATCGTCACTGTGCAGGCGACCGGTCCGATGGCCACCACGAACCGTGTTCACGCGACGATGCGCCCTACTGCGAGGTCCACACGAGCCACTGGCCGTGTGCCGTCTGCACCGGAACCTGTGCGATGCCGGTCGCGGCGTGCCACGAGGAGCACGCCGTCTATCTGGCCGCGTTCGCCCCAGAGACGGTCAAAGTCGGCGTTACGCGATCCTGGCGGTTGCAACGACGACTCCGCGAGCAGGGAGCCGACCGGGCGGCACACATCCGGACCGTGAAGGACGGTCGGATCGCGAGGCAACTGGAGGCCGACCTGGCCGATCGCTTCCCAGACCGGGTCCGCGTTCCGACGAAGATCGAATCGCTCCACCGGACAGTCGACGGCGACCGCTGGAACGCGATCGTCGACGAGTTCGACCCCATCGAGACCTTCGACTTCGATTATGGGTTCTCACTCGACACCCGTCCAGTCGCCGAGACCGTCGCGAGTGGATCCATCGTGGGAACGCAGGGTCGAGTTCTCGTCCTCGAACGAGGCGGAACCGCCTATGCAGTCGACCTCCGGGACCTGGTGGGCTACGACGTCACGACTGGGACGTCGACACGGTCACTCCAATCTAGTTTCGGCTCGTTCGAGTGA
- a CDS encoding YhbY family RNA-binding protein produces the protein MTEELRKKAHELDVTVWVGKAGIDSVVDELNDQLADAELVKVKFLRSARGTDSTEALAETLAERVDAELFETRGNTAVYH, from the coding sequence ATGACCGAAGAGCTACGGAAGAAGGCACACGAACTGGACGTGACGGTCTGGGTCGGGAAAGCGGGGATCGATTCCGTCGTCGACGAGCTGAACGACCAGCTAGCCGACGCCGAACTGGTGAAGGTCAAGTTCCTTCGTTCGGCCCGAGGCACCGACTCCACCGAAGCACTCGCGGAAACCCTCGCCGAGCGGGTCGACGCCGAACTGTTCGAGACGAGGGGAAATACGGCCGTCTACCACTGA
- a CDS encoding glycosyltransferase family 4 protein: MQVLNYLELADRLERSGIGTSARHQRKALAGTDFEVITSPWVDGSPLEAIASTISGGRFFAAFDLAHVNVIGPGSLAVAGHAKRNDIPLVLHAHVTREDFAESFRFSEQLAVPLGAYLRWFYSQADLVLTPSRYTKGVLESYPVSAPIETVSNGVDIERLSGYDDLREEYRDRYDLEGMVVFAVGNVFERKGLSTFGRLARRTDYDFVWFGPYDTGPQASTAVRNWTSNPPSNLTFTGWIDDIRGAYGAGDVYLFPTKNENQGIAVLEAMATGNAVVLRDIPVFEEFFTDGEDCLKASTEGEFEAALDRLAADPALRSRLGENAMETAREHDLDRVGDRLESIYRRLVSDGVDLN; the protein is encoded by the coding sequence GTGCAGGTCCTCAACTACCTCGAACTCGCCGACCGCCTGGAGCGTAGCGGTATCGGGACCTCGGCTCGCCACCAGCGCAAGGCACTGGCGGGAACCGACTTCGAGGTGATAACGTCACCCTGGGTGGACGGATCGCCTCTCGAGGCGATCGCATCGACCATCTCTGGCGGACGGTTCTTCGCGGCCTTCGATCTCGCTCACGTCAACGTCATCGGTCCAGGTTCTCTGGCCGTCGCAGGTCACGCGAAGCGGAACGATATTCCGCTCGTCCTCCACGCCCACGTCACCCGCGAGGACTTCGCGGAATCGTTTCGCTTCTCGGAGCAGCTAGCGGTCCCACTCGGGGCCTATCTCCGCTGGTTCTACTCGCAGGCCGACCTGGTACTCACGCCCAGTCGGTACACGAAGGGCGTCCTCGAATCGTATCCAGTGAGCGCTCCCATCGAGACCGTCTCGAACGGGGTCGATATCGAACGGCTCTCCGGATACGATGATCTCCGCGAGGAGTACCGAGATCGGTACGACCTGGAGGGGATGGTCGTCTTTGCCGTCGGCAACGTCTTCGAGCGGAAGGGGCTCTCGACGTTCGGTCGTCTCGCTCGCCGGACGGACTACGACTTCGTCTGGTTCGGGCCGTACGATACGGGTCCACAGGCGTCGACGGCCGTCAGGAACTGGACGTCGAATCCGCCATCGAATCTCACGTTCACCGGGTGGATCGACGATATTCGTGGTGCCTACGGGGCGGGAGACGTCTACCTCTTTCCGACGAAAAACGAGAACCAGGGCATCGCCGTCCTCGAGGCGATGGCGACCGGAAACGCCGTCGTCCTCCGGGATATTCCCGTCTTCGAGGAGTTCTTTACCGACGGCGAGGACTGTCTGAAAGCGTCGACCGAAGGGGAGTTCGAGGCGGCCCTCGACAGATTGGCGGCGGACCCCGCGTTGCGCTCGCGACTCGGGGAGAACGCCATGGAGACCGCCCGGGAACACGACCTCGATCGCGTCGGTGACCGCCTCGAATCGATCTACCGTCGACTCGTTTCCGATGGGGTGGATTTGAACTGA
- a CDS encoding geranylgeranylglycerol-phosphate geranylgeranyltransferase translates to MDTDALRGYFELARPTNTFVAGVLTFVGAFVAGGAVTRPILAGAAVLATWLATAAGNAINDYFDRDIDRINAPDRAIPRGAVSPRGALVYSGVLFAGAVVFAVLLPPLAIAIAAINLVALVAYTRVFKGLPGAGNAVVAYLGGSTFLFGAAAVGDVRAGSVLFALAALSTFTREVIKDVEDIAGDRAEGLRTLPIVVGERRSLLVAGFVLVIAVAASPMPFLWGIFGLPYLVVVVPADVVMVAAVVLAFDDPTTGQQLLKYGMFLAAMAFVVGRLAVVLG, encoded by the coding sequence ATGGACACCGACGCCCTTCGTGGCTATTTCGAACTCGCCCGTCCTACCAACACGTTCGTGGCGGGCGTGCTCACGTTCGTCGGTGCGTTCGTCGCGGGAGGAGCGGTAACTCGTCCGATACTCGCGGGGGCGGCAGTCCTCGCGACCTGGCTCGCAACCGCTGCTGGGAACGCGATCAATGACTACTTCGACCGGGATATCGATCGCATCAACGCCCCGGATCGAGCAATCCCACGGGGTGCGGTATCGCCACGAGGGGCGCTGGTCTACAGCGGCGTGCTATTCGCTGGAGCCGTCGTATTTGCAGTATTGTTGCCCCCGTTGGCCATTGCTATCGCAGCGATCAACCTCGTCGCACTTGTGGCATACACCCGCGTATTCAAGGGACTCCCGGGGGCTGGGAACGCCGTCGTTGCGTATCTCGGCGGGAGTACGTTCCTCTTCGGTGCGGCTGCTGTGGGCGACGTCCGGGCAGGATCCGTCCTGTTCGCGCTCGCGGCGCTCTCAACGTTCACTCGCGAGGTGATCAAGGATGTAGAGGACATCGCTGGCGATCGCGCCGAGGGATTGCGTACGCTTCCGATCGTCGTGGGCGAACGTCGATCACTTCTCGTCGCCGGTTTCGTCCTCGTGATAGCGGTCGCAGCGAGTCCGATGCCATTCCTCTGGGGCATCTTCGGCCTTCCCTATCTCGTCGTCGTGGTGCCGGCCGACGTCGTGATGGTCGCGGCGGTGGTACTCGCCTTCGACGATCCCACGACCGGGCAACAACTCCTGAAATATGGGATGTTCCTCGCGGCCATGGCATTCGTCGTCGGGCGTCTCGCCGTCGTCCTCGGGTGA
- a CDS encoding DUF5798 family protein: MGFGSTAKKLQSVVDMADNLYQKLNEVKEQMAAIRETIDTTNDRVGAIETELEEQREILEALAEAEGVEVPDATVETDDSTEDDATDQATGA, translated from the coding sequence ATGGGATTCGGGAGCACGGCAAAGAAGCTGCAATCGGTCGTCGACATGGCCGACAACCTCTATCAGAAACTCAACGAGGTCAAAGAACAGATGGCGGCCATCCGGGAAACGATCGACACCACGAACGATCGGGTCGGCGCCATCGAGACGGAACTCGAAGAGCAACGAGAGATACTCGAGGCACTCGCCGAAGCAGAAGGTGTCGAAGTGCCGGATGCGACCGTCGAGACCGACGACAGTACCGAGGACGACGCCACCGACCAGGCCACCGGGGCCTGA
- a CDS encoding mechanosensitive ion channel family protein: MVTPLPIVRDLLPEQYALVATQALYFVIAFLAITFLGRAVFSPLVARLLDRRDLDEHAKRPLLKLTNAVVYFVAISAAFGFAGFTGFLQSLATIAAAGTLAVGFALQDVIKNFVAGVFIYTDRPFKIGDWIEWDDNSGIVEDISLRVTRVRTFDNELLTVPNSTLTDGVLKNPVAKEKLRLQFLFGIGYDDDIDQATEIIVDEAEAHDEIMDDPGVTVRLTELGDSFVGLKSRFWIDDPSRSDFVKTRSEYVQSVKERFDEAGIDIPYPIRTLDGEVEISGSPSVDHLE; the protein is encoded by the coding sequence ATGGTTACGCCACTTCCAATCGTACGTGACCTTTTGCCCGAACAGTACGCACTCGTGGCGACACAGGCGCTCTACTTCGTCATCGCGTTCCTCGCCATCACGTTCCTCGGACGGGCGGTCTTCAGCCCACTCGTCGCCCGACTACTCGACCGACGTGACCTGGACGAACACGCCAAACGCCCGTTACTCAAACTGACGAACGCGGTCGTCTATTTCGTGGCCATCTCGGCGGCCTTCGGATTCGCGGGATTCACTGGGTTTCTCCAATCGCTCGCTACCATCGCGGCGGCCGGGACGCTCGCCGTCGGGTTCGCCCTTCAGGACGTCATCAAGAACTTCGTCGCGGGCGTGTTCATCTACACGGATCGCCCCTTCAAGATCGGCGACTGGATCGAGTGGGACGACAACTCGGGAATCGTCGAGGACATCAGCCTCCGTGTGACTCGCGTGCGCACGTTCGACAACGAACTGCTCACGGTTCCGAATTCGACGCTCACCGACGGTGTGCTCAAGAACCCCGTCGCCAAAGAGAAACTCCGCCTCCAGTTCCTCTTCGGTATCGGCTACGACGACGATATCGACCAGGCCACCGAGATCATCGTCGACGAGGCTGAGGCCCACGACGAGATCATGGACGACCCGGGCGTGACCGTCAGACTGACCGAACTCGGCGACTCCTTCGTCGGTCTCAAATCCCGATTCTGGATCGACGACCCCTCTCGATCCGACTTCGTGAAGACCAGAAGCGAGTACGTCCAGTCGGTCAAGGAGCGATTCGACGAGGCTGGTATCGACATACCCTATCCAATTCGAACCCTTGACGGCGAGGTAGAGATCTCGGGTTCCCCGTCGGTCGACCACCTCGAGTAA
- the bcp gene encoding thioredoxin-dependent thiol peroxidase: MLTTETPAPPFELPNQHGETVSLSAFDGQYVVVYFYPRADTPGCTTEACEFRDSWDEYAEANVGVVGISDDPVKDLADFAGKYDLPFDLLSDEDGSVSARYDTYGEKNMFGNTFDGVFRNTYVVGPEGSIVATFEGVDPEEHATEVLEAIEQRRE, from the coding sequence ATGCTCACTACTGAGACGCCCGCGCCACCATTCGAACTCCCGAACCAACACGGTGAAACCGTCTCACTTTCAGCGTTCGACGGGCAGTACGTCGTCGTGTACTTCTATCCCCGGGCAGACACCCCCGGCTGTACGACCGAAGCCTGTGAATTTCGAGATTCCTGGGACGAGTACGCGGAGGCGAACGTGGGCGTGGTCGGCATCAGCGACGACCCGGTGAAGGACCTCGCCGATTTCGCCGGGAAATACGATCTCCCCTTCGACCTGTTAAGCGACGAGGACGGGTCGGTCTCCGCCCGGTACGACACGTACGGGGAGAAGAACATGTTCGGAAACACCTTCGATGGCGTCTTCCGGAACACGTACGTCGTGGGGCCGGAGGGCTCCATCGTAGCGACATTCGAAGGTGTCGATCCCGAGGAACACGCCACGGAAGTTCTCGAGGCCATCGAACAGCGACGGGAGTGA
- a CDS encoding ribonuclease P protein component 4: MGIAGERIERLTELARAAAREGDDDRAREYVRLARRIAERHRLELPRQLKRFSCTRCDRYLVPGRNARVRTQDGHVVITCECGGQSRYPYEHSSDD; the protein is encoded by the coding sequence ATGGGCATCGCCGGGGAGCGCATCGAGCGGCTGACAGAGCTCGCCAGAGCTGCGGCCAGGGAGGGCGACGACGACCGAGCCAGGGAGTACGTGCGACTCGCGCGGCGAATCGCCGAACGACACCGACTCGAACTGCCCCGGCAACTGAAACGCTTCTCCTGTACGCGCTGCGACCGCTATCTCGTTCCCGGGCGGAATGCCCGCGTACGAACCCAGGATGGGCACGTGGTGATCACCTGCGAGTGCGGTGGGCAATCCAGATACCCATACGAGCATTCATCCGACGACTGA
- a CDS encoding CoA-binding protein: MPVDSDAELESILASDRIAVVGCSTTEGKAAHDVPKYLQNHGYEIVPVNPFADEILGETAYDAVTDVPGEVDIVDVFRPSEEVPEILDAVLERDDAPVFWLQLGIEHDDAGDRAEAAGLTFVQDRCMKIEHERLVA; the protein is encoded by the coding sequence ATGCCCGTGGATTCAGACGCGGAACTCGAATCGATACTCGCCAGCGATCGTATCGCCGTCGTCGGCTGTTCGACGACCGAAGGCAAGGCGGCACACGACGTGCCGAAGTACCTCCAAAACCATGGCTACGAGATCGTTCCTGTCAACCCCTTCGCCGACGAGATACTCGGCGAGACCGCCTACGATGCAGTAACCGATGTCCCCGGGGAGGTCGATATCGTCGACGTCTTCCGGCCGAGCGAGGAGGTCCCCGAGATCCTCGATGCCGTCCTGGAACGCGACGACGCTCCTGTGTTCTGGCTTCAGCTCGGCATCGAGCACGACGACGCCGGAGACCGGGCCGAAGCCGCGGGACTCACGTTCGTCCAGGACCGGTGTATGAAAATCGAGCACGAGCGACTCGTCGCCTGA